A genome region from Wielerella bovis includes the following:
- the gtfA gene encoding sucrose phosphorylase, with the protein MQVKNQAMLITYSDSLGNNLKDLKHVLEKHLQGVIGGVHILPFFPSSGDRGFAPMDYTKVDPAFGDWNDIQALAKDYYLMFDFMVNHISAQSPYFKDFLAKKDESEYRDLFIRYKDFWKENGGEPTEEQVDLIYKRKPRAPYRMAEFADGTSEKVWCTFDEQQVDLDVTTATTKKFIKDNLEFLSKQGAAIIRLDAFAYANKRLGTNCFFVEPDIWETLKECTDVLDAHNVTVLPEIHEHYTIQLKIAEHDYYVYDFALPMLVLHTLFSGNVDRLVNWMEICPRKQFTTLDTHDGIGVVDVKDLMTDEECEATREALYAQGANVKKKYSSAEYNNLDIYQINCTYYSALGNNDQAYILARVLQCFAPGIPQIYYVGLLAGENDIELLERTKEGRNINRHYYSLAEIDETVQRPVVQQLFNLLKFRNSSAAFDGAFSVKALSAKELEIVWDNQEAGVSSKLVANMDSRTFAITETVNNETREIKL; encoded by the coding sequence ATGCAAGTCAAAAATCAAGCCATGCTCATCACTTACTCCGACAGTTTGGGCAACAATTTGAAAGATTTAAAACACGTTTTGGAAAAACATTTGCAAGGCGTGATTGGTGGCGTACATATTTTGCCGTTTTTCCCATCATCGGGCGACCGTGGCTTTGCACCGATGGACTACACCAAAGTGGACCCCGCATTTGGCGATTGGAACGACATTCAAGCCTTGGCAAAAGATTACTACTTGATGTTTGATTTCATGGTCAATCACATTTCCGCACAATCGCCTTATTTCAAAGACTTTTTGGCGAAAAAAGACGAATCCGAATACCGCGATTTGTTCATTCGCTACAAAGATTTCTGGAAAGAAAACGGCGGCGAACCCACCGAAGAACAAGTGGATTTAATCTACAAACGCAAACCACGCGCCCCTTATCGCATGGCGGAATTTGCGGACGGCACATCAGAAAAAGTATGGTGTACATTTGACGAGCAACAAGTGGATTTGGACGTAACCACCGCCACCACCAAAAAATTCATCAAAGACAATTTGGAATTTTTGTCCAAACAAGGTGCAGCAATTATCCGTTTGGACGCGTTCGCCTATGCCAACAAACGCCTTGGCACCAATTGTTTCTTTGTTGAACCTGATATTTGGGAAACCTTGAAAGAATGTACCGATGTTTTGGATGCACACAATGTTACCGTGTTGCCTGAAATCCACGAACACTACACAATCCAATTAAAAATCGCGGAACATGATTATTATGTGTACGATTTTGCCTTGCCGATGTTGGTGTTGCACACGCTGTTTAGCGGCAATGTAGACCGTTTGGTAAACTGGATGGAAATCTGCCCACGCAAACAATTCACCACTTTGGACACGCATGACGGCATCGGCGTGGTGGACGTGAAAGATTTGATGACGGACGAAGAATGCGAAGCCACACGCGAAGCCCTGTACGCACAAGGCGCAAACGTGAAGAAAAAATACAGCTCCGCTGAATACAATAATTTGGACATTTACCAAATTAACTGTACTTACTATTCCGCTTTGGGCAACAATGACCAAGCTTATATTTTGGCGCGTGTGTTGCAATGTTTCGCCCCTGGCATTCCGCAAATTTACTATGTGGGCTTATTGGCTGGCGAAAATGACATTGAATTGTTGGAACGCACCAAAGAAGGTCGCAACATCAACCGTCATTACTACTCTTTGGCAGAAATTGACGAAACGGTTCAACGTCCAGTGGTACAACAGTTGTTCAATTTGTTGAAATTCCGCAATAGCTCTGCGGCATTTGACGGCGCGTTCAGCGTGAAAGCTTTGAGCGCGAAAGAATTGGAAATCGTGTGGGACAACCAAGAAGCTGGTGTATCCTCGAAATTGGTAGCGAATATGGATAGTCGCACCTTCGCAATTACTGAAACTGTAAACAACGAAACTCGTGAAATTAAATTGTAA
- the ppc gene encoding phosphoenolpyruvate carboxylase, whose product MQFSLLNNPKDAELLADAEFMTTSFYKILDEHADEIVVNTLKILAKSHDSSQIITEILPSLNEEQTENLITAVGIFAQILNIAEDVHHERRRMVHENSGEDTQDGSIAETIYKFQTQQLNETDIQAALNQAQISPVLTAHPTEVQRQATLVSHRKIRALLPRREYCRSADSLAELQREMDIVLLTLWQTSETRHFKISVKNEINNGVNIFPMSFFHALPQLYRRMEKHFQAAYPNIQIPDILKIGGWIGGDRDGNPFVSAETLRMAFTRHADALFHFYRRELENLYQELPVSIRRVNVSDGVMILSAKSPNNEVARQEEPYRRAIAYIMSRLVGKAHQLGIPLGYRFGVSPEPYAQPAEFLEDLKTLQTSLRDNGSQIIATGRIADIIRIASSCGFHLMPLDLRQHAEKHESVVAELFQHAGLEDYFRLPENERQAVLLRELRSPRPLFNPFVAYSEQTCTELAIFREANQIKQEFGEDAISQSIISNCERPSDLLSLALILKETGLLRVENGLPISRINIVPLFETIEALASARSVMETLFSCDWYRALISSRDNIQEIMLGYSDSNKDGGYISSTWGLYQAEIGLVELFRKYDVRIRLFHGRGGSVGRGGGPSYQAILAQPAGSVGGQIRITEQGEVITAKYGDASNAARNLETLVAATLEATLLPAVQDPDIDLMNALSESSFKHYRALITREGFIDYFLQTSPIEQIASLNLGSRPASRKTLARIQDLRAIPWVFSWTQNRLMLPAWYGFGSAVAELCQKDAGCLNSLQQHAQHNPFFRAMLSNMEQVMAKTDLTLAEHYAALSQDAKHGAAIFATIKAEYQRSLQALFDILQTDELLLDNRALARSLALRIPYLNALGGLQVALLRKLREEPDNQHVLQMVHQTINGVAQGLRNTG is encoded by the coding sequence ATGCAATTTTCACTGCTCAACAATCCCAAAGATGCCGAGTTGCTTGCAGATGCGGAATTTATGACCACATCGTTCTACAAAATTTTGGACGAACATGCCGATGAAATTGTGGTCAATACACTCAAAATTCTTGCCAAATCCCATGATAGCAGCCAAATTATTACTGAAATCCTCCCTTCGCTAAACGAAGAGCAAACCGAAAATCTGATTACCGCAGTGGGTATTTTTGCACAAATTTTGAATATTGCCGAAGATGTGCATCACGAACGTCGCCGCATGGTTCATGAAAATAGTGGCGAAGATACGCAAGATGGCAGCATTGCTGAAACCATTTACAAATTTCAAACACAACAATTAAACGAAACCGATATTCAGGCAGCCTTAAATCAAGCACAAATTTCACCTGTTTTAACTGCACATCCAACCGAAGTGCAACGTCAAGCCACATTGGTTTCACATCGCAAAATTCGCGCTTTGTTACCGCGCCGCGAATATTGTCGCTCTGCCGATTCGCTTGCTGAATTGCAACGAGAAATGGATATTGTGTTGCTAACTTTGTGGCAAACCAGCGAAACGCGGCATTTCAAAATCAGCGTAAAAAACGAAATCAACAATGGCGTGAATATTTTCCCAATGAGTTTTTTCCACGCCTTGCCACAACTATATCGACGCATGGAAAAACATTTTCAGGCTGCCTATCCTAATATTCAAATTCCAGATATTTTAAAAATTGGTGGTTGGATTGGTGGCGACCGCGATGGCAATCCTTTTGTTTCTGCTGAAACTTTGCGTATGGCATTTACGCGTCATGCTGACGCGCTGTTTCATTTTTATCGTCGTGAATTAGAAAATTTATATCAAGAATTACCCGTGTCTATTCGACGCGTAAATGTGAGCGATGGTGTGATGATTTTGTCTGCCAAATCGCCCAATAACGAAGTCGCACGCCAAGAAGAACCTTATCGCCGTGCTATTGCTTATATTATGTCGCGCTTGGTTGGTAAAGCACATCAACTGGGTATTCCATTGGGTTATCGTTTTGGTGTGAGTCCTGAACCTTACGCACAACCTGCTGAATTTTTGGAAGATTTAAAAACCTTGCAAACATCTTTGCGTGATAATGGCAGCCAAATCATTGCCACAGGGCGCATCGCGGATATTATTCGCATCGCGTCTAGTTGCGGTTTCCATTTGATGCCTTTGGATTTGCGCCAACATGCGGAAAAACATGAAAGCGTGGTTGCTGAACTATTCCAACACGCAGGTTTGGAGGATTATTTCAGGCTGCCTGAAAATGAACGTCAAGCGGTATTATTGCGTGAATTGCGCAGTCCGCGTCCATTATTCAACCCATTTGTGGCATACAGCGAACAAACTTGTACTGAATTAGCTATTTTCCGCGAAGCCAATCAAATTAAACAGGAATTTGGCGAAGATGCCATTTCACAAAGCATTATTTCTAACTGCGAACGCCCGAGCGATTTGTTGTCTTTGGCATTGATTTTAAAAGAGACGGGCTTATTGCGCGTGGAAAATGGCTTGCCAATTTCGCGCATCAATATTGTGCCATTATTTGAAACGATTGAAGCCCTTGCTAGCGCGCGTTCAGTTATGGAAACCTTGTTCTCTTGCGATTGGTATCGTGCTTTAATCAGCAGCCGCGATAATATCCAAGAAATCATGCTCGGTTATTCCGATAGCAATAAAGATGGCGGTTACATCAGCAGCACTTGGGGATTGTATCAAGCAGAAATTGGCTTGGTAGAATTGTTCCGCAAGTATGATGTACGCATTCGTTTGTTCCATGGCCGTGGTGGTAGCGTGGGACGTGGCGGTGGCCCATCTTACCAAGCAATTTTGGCACAACCTGCGGGCAGCGTGGGCGGACAAATCCGCATTACCGAACAAGGCGAAGTGATTACAGCAAAATATGGCGATGCCAGCAATGCCGCGCGTAATTTGGAAACTTTGGTTGCTGCCACTTTGGAAGCCACCTTATTGCCAGCCGTACAAGACCCTGATATTGATTTGATGAATGCCTTGTCGGAAAGTTCGTTCAAACATTATCGTGCTTTGATTACACGCGAAGGTTTTATTGATTATTTCTTGCAAACCAGTCCAATTGAACAAATTGCCAGCCTGAATTTAGGCAGTCGTCCTGCCAGCCGCAAAACATTGGCACGCATTCAGGATTTACGCGCGATTCCATGGGTTTTCTCGTGGACACAAAATCGTTTAATGTTGCCCGCATGGTATGGTTTTGGTAGTGCCGTAGCAGAATTGTGTCAAAAAGATGCAGGCTGCCTGAACAGCTTACAACAACATGCACAACATAATCCTTTTTTCCGCGCCATGTTGTCTAATATGGAACAAGTTATGGCAAAAACCGATTTAACATTGGCAGAACACTATGCCGCGTTGAGTCAAGATGCCAAACACGGCGCTGCTATTTTTGCAACTATTAAGGCAGAATATCAGCGCAGTCTCCAAGCATTATTTGATATTTTGCAAACCGATGAATTGCTGTTGGATAACCGCGCATTAGCACGTTCTTTGGCATTGCGAATTCCTTATTTGAATGCGCTCGGAGGCTTACAAGTTGCTTTATTGCGTAAGTTACGCGAAGAGCCTGATAATCAACATGTTTTGCAAATGGTGCATCAAACGATTAATGGTGTAGCACAAGGTTTGCGTAATACAGGTTAA
- the hemG gene encoding menaquinone-dependent protoporphyrinogen IX dehydrogenase, which yields MSKILILYSTTDGHTITICRYIANALPKHHAISIIPLREANAEQLHQADKILIGASIRYGKHQPEVKQFVEQHSALLQAKPAAFFSVNVVARKPHRNTVQTNPYARKFLNSITWQPNLAGVFAGRLDYARYSFWDRRIIRFIMWLGKGLTPIDTPVEFTDWQVVAQFAEQFEQL from the coding sequence ATGAGCAAAATATTGATACTGTATTCCACTACCGATGGACACACCATAACCATTTGTCGTTACATAGCAAACGCACTACCCAAACACCACGCCATAAGCATTATACCTTTGCGTGAAGCAAACGCAGAGCAGCTCCATCAAGCCGATAAAATTCTCATTGGCGCAAGTATTCGCTACGGCAAACATCAACCCGAAGTCAAGCAATTTGTAGAACAACATTCAGCTTTATTACAAGCCAAGCCAGCGGCTTTTTTCAGCGTGAATGTGGTGGCGAGAAAACCACACCGCAACACGGTACAAACCAATCCTTACGCACGCAAATTTCTCAATAGCATCACTTGGCAACCTAATTTAGCAGGTGTATTTGCAGGACGCTTGGACTATGCGCGTTATAGTTTTTGGGACAGACGCATTATTCGGTTTATTATGTGGCTGGGCAAAGGTTTAACACCTATAGATACACCCGTAGAATTTACTGACTGGCAAGTGGTTGCTCAATTTGCCGAACAATTTGAACAATTATAA
- a CDS encoding GntP family permease, whose translation MEVTVSALGAVVALAIAIFLILKKVPPAYGMIAGALLGGLIGGADLVSTVGLMIKGAQGITTAVMRILAAGVLAGVLIESGAATVIAETIVKKLGEARALLALAIATLILTAVGVFVDVAVITVSPIALALAKRANLSKPAILLAMIGGGKAGNLISPNPNAIAAADAFKVPLTDVMMAGIIPAIFGLILTYVLAKRLTSGSRVEDNEVVVSNTNNLPRFMAAITAPLVAIFLLALRPIADITIDPLIALPVGGLIGAAVMGRMKDTNHFAVTGLNKMAPVAIMLLGTGALAGIIGNSGLKDVLISSLTAMGLPDFILAPVSGILMSLATASTTAGTAVASKVFGATLLELGVTGIAAAAMIHAGATVADHMPHGSFFHATGGSVNMSIKERLKLIPYESAIGLIMTIISILIYGVFR comes from the coding sequence ATGGAAGTAACGGTATCAGCTTTGGGTGCAGTCGTGGCATTAGCGATTGCTATCTTTTTGATTTTGAAAAAAGTACCTCCTGCATACGGCATGATTGCAGGTGCATTATTAGGCGGCTTGATTGGTGGGGCTGACTTGGTTTCCACAGTTGGCTTGATGATTAAGGGTGCGCAAGGTATCACAACTGCTGTGATGCGTATTTTGGCGGCTGGTGTTTTAGCTGGTGTCTTGATTGAATCGGGTGCAGCAACGGTTATTGCTGAAACGATTGTGAAAAAATTGGGTGAAGCGCGTGCATTATTGGCGTTGGCGATTGCTACTTTAATTTTAACGGCAGTAGGTGTATTTGTTGACGTAGCCGTAATTACCGTATCGCCGATTGCGTTGGCATTGGCAAAACGTGCCAACTTGTCTAAACCTGCAATTTTGTTGGCAATGATTGGTGGTGGCAAGGCAGGTAACCTAATTTCTCCAAACCCTAATGCGATTGCGGCTGCGGACGCATTTAAAGTGCCATTAACTGATGTGATGATGGCTGGGATTATTCCTGCTATTTTTGGTTTGATTTTGACTTATGTGTTAGCTAAACGTTTGACTTCTGGTAGTCGCGTGGAAGATAACGAAGTTGTAGTTTCCAATACCAACAATTTACCTCGTTTTATGGCAGCTATTACTGCACCATTGGTTGCAATTTTTCTGCTGGCATTGCGTCCTATTGCTGATATTACCATTGACCCATTAATTGCCTTGCCTGTGGGTGGTTTAATTGGCGCAGCTGTTATGGGTCGTATGAAAGATACCAATCATTTTGCGGTTACAGGTTTAAACAAAATGGCACCTGTGGCAATTATGTTGCTTGGTACAGGTGCATTAGCAGGAATTATTGGCAATTCAGGTTTGAAAGATGTGTTGATTTCATCATTAACCGCAATGGGTTTACCTGATTTCATTCTTGCTCCTGTGTCTGGTATTTTAATGTCATTGGCAACTGCATCTACAACCGCAGGTACAGCCGTTGCATCCAAAGTATTCGGTGCAACCTTGTTAGAATTGGGTGTAACAGGCATTGCTGCCGCAGCGATGATTCATGCTGGTGCAACTGTTGCCGACCATATGCCACACGGTTCATTCTTCCACGCAACGGGTGGTAGCGTGAACATGAGCATTAAAGAACGCCTGAAACTCATTCCATACGAAAGCGCGATTGGTTTGATTATGACGATTATTTCAATACTGATTTATGGTGTATTTCGTTAA
- a CDS encoding transposase, producing the protein MQVNSPASKDTDAKWTIKSGHWHLGYKLHARTDAEGFIEQIHVTPANVVDVNHLVSVLDKIEEGVTVYADKGYDSKDNRAFLENSKLKDGIMRKAHRNKPLNRDDIERNKGLAKVRYRVEQSFAILHRLFKCKRASYFGLDKVKGQMNLKVMCLNLLKAANKLRLIVPIAA; encoded by the coding sequence ATACAAGTAAACAGCCCAGCCAGTAAAGACACAGATGCCAAATGGACGATTAAAAGCGGACATTGGCATTTGGGCTACAAACTGCATGCGCGTACTGATGCAGAGGGTTTTATTGAACAAATCCACGTTACACCGGCCAATGTAGTAGATGTCAATCATTTGGTAAGCGTATTAGATAAGATTGAAGAAGGCGTAACCGTGTATGCAGATAAAGGTTATGACAGCAAAGATAATCGGGCATTTTTAGAAAACAGCAAGTTAAAAGATGGGATTATGCGTAAAGCCCATCGCAATAAACCATTAAATCGTGATGATATTGAACGCAATAAGGGATTAGCAAAAGTGCGTTATCGTGTGGAGCAAAGTTTTGCCATTTTGCATCGTTTGTTTAAATGCAAACGTGCGAGCTATTTTGGTTTGGATAAGGTCAAAGGGCAAATGAATTTAAAAGTGATGTGTTTGAACTTGTTGAAAGCAGCTAACAAGTTAAGGCTTATTGTGCCTATTGCTGCTTGA
- a CDS encoding IS982 family transposase, translating into MDYLTALFCQIDDFCKEFEPKFNSKLIKNNKIRNRPSCISTAEIMTVLIAFHQYRMRDFKTYYQWQVQSIWQRDFPNMPSYNRFLELATRALPAMLVFLTTQMGKCTGIGVVDSTTLSVCHNRRIHSHKVFKNIAQRGKSSTGWFYGFKLHAVFNHLGELVNFCLTAGNVDDRQGLKQMAKHLFGILVADRGYIGKDLSDWLKEKYGITLLTGIKKGMKPKQYTSEQKKLLKKRGVIETIFGQLKNLCQIEHTRHRLERGFILNLISGLTAYCLFPYKPMMFGKKSLLPMK; encoded by the coding sequence ATGGATTATCTTACCGCACTTTTCTGCCAAATTGATGATTTTTGCAAAGAATTTGAACCCAAATTCAATAGCAAATTGATTAAAAACAATAAAATTCGTAATAGACCAAGTTGTATCAGTACCGCAGAAATCATGACCGTACTGATTGCTTTTCATCAATATCGCATGCGTGATTTCAAAACCTATTACCAATGGCAAGTCCAATCCATTTGGCAGCGAGACTTCCCCAATATGCCCAGCTACAACCGCTTTTTGGAACTGGCTACACGAGCCTTACCTGCTATGTTGGTATTTTTAACCACCCAAATGGGCAAATGCACAGGTATAGGTGTGGTGGATTCAACCACTTTGTCGGTTTGCCACAATCGCCGTATTCACTCGCATAAAGTGTTTAAAAACATCGCGCAAAGGGGCAAAAGCAGTACAGGCTGGTTTTACGGTTTCAAATTGCATGCGGTATTTAACCACTTGGGTGAGCTGGTCAATTTTTGCTTAACCGCAGGCAATGTGGATGACCGTCAAGGTTTAAAACAAATGGCAAAGCACCTATTCGGCATTTTGGTGGCGGATAGGGGCTATATTGGAAAAGATTTAAGTGATTGGCTTAAAGAGAAATATGGCATTACTTTACTAACGGGTATCAAAAAAGGCATGAAACCCAAACAATACACAAGTGAGCAGAAAAAGCTGCTTAAAAAACGTGGTGTTATAGAAACCATTTTTGGGCAACTGAAAAATTTGTGTCAAATTGAACATACTCGGCATCGTTTGGAGCGTGGTTTTATCTTGAATTTGATTTCAGGTTTGACTGCCTATTGCCTGTTTCCTTATAAGCCAATGATGTTTGGAAAAAAGTCTTTGTTACCAATGAAGTAA
- the hfq gene encoding RNA chaperone Hfq: MTTKGQLLQDPFLNALRKEHVPVSIYLVNGIKLQGQVESFDQYVVLLRNTSVTQMVYKHAISTIVPARAVSIQHDGKPNVTRTTPTLQQVETIVTETTSAE, translated from the coding sequence ATGACAACCAAAGGACAATTACTGCAAGACCCATTTTTGAACGCGCTACGCAAAGAACATGTTCCCGTTTCTATCTACTTGGTAAATGGCATCAAATTACAAGGTCAAGTAGAATCATTTGACCAATATGTCGTTTTATTGCGTAATACATCAGTTACCCAAATGGTGTACAAACACGCTATTTCCACCATCGTTCCAGCGCGTGCCGTGAGCATTCAACATGACGGCAAACCCAATGTTACACGCACTACACCAACCTTACAGCAAGTAGAAACCATTGTTACTGAAACAACATCTGCTGAATAA
- a CDS encoding 3-deoxy-D-arabino-heptulosonate 7-phosphate synthase, whose amino-acid sequence MIIVMQANADETAIARVVDTIRQRGLHEHISRGKEHTIIGAVGDERVFDPTEIATLPQVQRAIKIMHDWRIISREAWVEDTQINIRGITIGGDAPMCYLHHPMSSLKKPTHGVLLDPFYRPSNPYLPTPTNSEKELTRTLLHTSETHHIQNQLVAIRLRDRTHIQAALHAQADLLYIGSDLADNRTLLHELGSLNIPVIICKAPHHSVRDWLMAAEQIVLRGNQYVILGESGTFNPHSDHLRLDIDAIVQARKLSHLPILADISQLIHHHMDSGTLQQLAQIAGASMIIQ is encoded by the coding sequence ATGATAATCGTCATGCAAGCCAATGCCGATGAAACCGCCATCGCTCGCGTGGTGGACACCATACGTCAGCGTGGTTTACACGAACATATCTCACGCGGCAAAGAACATACCATCATCGGCGCAGTAGGCGATGAGCGCGTATTTGACCCCACCGAAATCGCCACCCTACCCCAAGTTCAACGCGCCATTAAAATCATGCACGACTGGCGCATTATCAGCCGTGAAGCATGGGTGGAAGACACCCAAATCAACATTCGTGGCATAACCATTGGCGGCGATGCACCCATGTGTTATTTGCATCACCCAATGAGCAGCCTGAAAAAACCAACGCACGGCGTATTACTAGACCCTTTTTATCGCCCCAGTAATCCTTACTTGCCCACACCAACTAACAGCGAAAAAGAACTCACACGCACCCTACTCCACACCAGCGAAACACATCATATCCAAAATCAACTGGTTGCCATTCGTCTTCGCGACCGCACGCATATTCAGGCTGCCCTTCATGCACAAGCCGATTTGCTTTATATAGGCAGCGATTTAGCCGATAATCGTACTTTGTTACACGAATTAGGCAGCCTGAATATTCCCGTTATCATTTGCAAAGCCCCACACCACAGCGTGCGCGATTGGCTAATGGCAGCCGAACAAATTGTTTTGCGTGGCAATCAATACGTTATTTTGGGCGAATCGGGTACATTCAATCCACACAGCGACCATCTGCGCCTAGATATAGACGCCATTGTCCAAGCCAGAAAACTCAGCCATTTGCCGATATTAGCCGATATTAGCCAACTGATTCATCATCATATGGATAGTGGCACGCTGCAACAACTCGCCCAAATAGCAGGCGCAAGCATGATTATCCAATAA
- a CDS encoding LysM peptidoglycan-binding domain-containing protein, giving the protein MKPIQTRWLLSATAAIILSACTTAGTSAPVVSGIDGYGYNNGTVTTPYGTATVPTTANTAGYGYNNGTVTTPYGTATVPTTANTAGYGYNNGTVTTPYGTATVPTTANTAGYGYNNGTVTTPYGTVATPYGTAPATGTVYTPPAAVADPYGTAATYTPDTTAYTQPAYTQPTYTAPASPAYSTVGNYPPVDVNATHHRVVSGDTVFNISKRYGISQEQLRSWNNLSDNTIKIGQTLRVKPQGYTGKNNTSSSTTLAAGTHRVVAGDSLYSLAKKYNVSQDQLRAWNNLQTDNIQKGQILRVQGNSTVVSRPQVPAYQPPPTPVVTQQPSIPTYPTQPTAPNYATPVANSTAPVITQPPVSTTTPVVAAATTATTAPVAVNNTPTPTITQARSSTKNGITWQTPLVGGKIAQSFSEALRGIELSGTRGTPILAAADGQVIYKGLGPRGYGNLIVLQHTQQYLTAYSNVENFVVKEGDDVKRGQQLGLLGTQKLHFEIREDGKAVNPTGFIPF; this is encoded by the coding sequence ATGAAACCGATACAAACTCGCTGGCTGTTGTCTGCAACCGCAGCCATCATTCTTTCTGCATGTACCACTGCAGGCACATCTGCACCTGTTGTTTCTGGCATAGATGGTTACGGTTATAACAATGGTACAGTAACAACACCTTATGGCACGGCTACTGTTCCAACAACTGCAAATACTGCTGGTTATGGTTACAACAACGGCACAGTCACTACACCTTATGGCACGGCTACTGTTCCAACAACTGCAAATACTGCTGGTTATGGTTACAACAACGGCACAGTAACTACGCCTTATGGCACGGCCACCGTTCCAACAACTGCAAATACTGCTGGTTATGGTTACAACAACGGCACAGTAACTACACCTTACGGCACGGTTGCCACACCTTATGGCACCGCACCTGCAACAGGTACCGTTTATACACCACCTGCCGCCGTAGCTGACCCATATGGCACGGCTGCCACTTATACGCCTGATACAACTGCTTACACACAACCTGCATATACACAGCCTACATATACTGCACCTGCTAGTCCAGCTTATAGCACCGTTGGTAATTATCCACCTGTAGATGTAAATGCAACGCATCACCGCGTGGTTTCTGGCGACACCGTATTTAATATTTCCAAACGTTATGGCATCAGCCAAGAACAATTACGCTCTTGGAATAATTTATCCGATAACACCATCAAAATAGGTCAAACACTACGGGTAAAGCCACAGGGCTATACAGGTAAAAACAACACGTCTTCCAGCACCACCCTTGCTGCTGGAACGCACCGCGTTGTGGCGGGCGATTCCCTGTATAGCCTAGCGAAAAAATACAACGTTAGCCAAGACCAACTTCGTGCATGGAATAATTTGCAGACAGATAATATCCAAAAAGGGCAAATTTTGCGCGTACAAGGCAATTCAACCGTTGTTAGCCGACCACAAGTACCAGCGTATCAACCGCCACCAACACCTGTGGTAACGCAGCAACCTAGCATACCTACTTACCCAACACAGCCGACTGCACCAAATTACGCTACGCCTGTTGCAAACTCAACAGCACCCGTAATCACGCAACCGCCTGTATCCACCACAACTCCTGTTGTTGCAGCAGCTACTACGGCAACCACCGCACCTGTCGCAGTCAATAACACACCAACGCCAACAATTACGCAAGCTCGTAGTAGCACCAAAAATGGCATCACATGGCAAACGCCTTTGGTTGGTGGCAAAATCGCGCAATCATTTAGTGAAGCCTTGCGTGGTATAGAGTTGTCTGGGACACGTGGTACGCCTATTTTAGCGGCTGCTGATGGACAAGTTATTTACAAAGGTTTAGGTCCTCGTGGATATGGTAATTTGATTGTGCTCCAACACACGCAACAATATTTAACCGCATACAGTAATGTGGAAAATTTTGTAGTCAAAGAAGGCGATGATGTGAAACGTGGTCAGCAATTGGGCTTACTGGGTACACAAAAATTGCACTTTGAAATTCGTGAAGATGGCAAAGCCGTTAATCCAACAGGCTTTATCCCATTCTAA